From the genome of Triticum aestivum cultivar Chinese Spring chromosome 3B, IWGSC CS RefSeq v2.1, whole genome shotgun sequence, one region includes:
- the LOC123065854 gene encoding RING-H2 finger protein ATL74: MGAHTRSMSWYMGQTGSQAPSSAENGAQRALSSGGGGDASFDTNMVIILAALLFALLFALGLNSLARYVIRWARRASLEASGGGGGELDGAASAGGQGGLKKRTLRSLPIEVYGACAAAGGGAAPADDVCAICLGEFEDGEKVRVLPRCGHEFHVRCVDTWLVSHDSCPTCRDSVLSGAAAAPKAAAGRSSGRPGSADAAAVTVVIAA, from the coding sequence ATGGGCGCGCACACCCGGTCCATGAGCTGGTACATGGGGCAGACGGGCTCGCAGGCGCCGTCGAGCGCGGAGAACGGGGCGCAGCGCGCgctcagcagcggcggcggcggcgacgccagCTTCGACACCAACATGGTGATCATCCTCGCCGCGCTGCTCTTCGCCCTGCTCTTCGCGCTCGGGCTCAACTCCCTCGCGCGGTACGTCATCCGGTGGGCGCGGCGCGCGTCGCTggaggcgtcgggcggcggcggcggggagctggACGGCGCGGCGTCGGCGGGCGGGCAGGGCGGGCTCAAGAAGCGCACGCTCAGGAGCCTCCCCATCGAGGTGTACGGTGCGTGCGCGGCCGCGGGCGGGGGCGCCGCGCCGGCGGACGACGTCTGCGCCATCTGCCTCGGCGAGTTCGAGGACGGCGAGAAGGTGCGCGTGCTGCCGCGCTGCGGCCACGAGTTCCACGTCCGCTGCGTCGACACCTGGCTCGTCTCGCACGACTCCTGCCCCACGTGCCGGGACTCGGTGCTCAGCGGCGCGGCCGCCGCGCCCAAGGCCGCCGCCGGGCGCAGCAGCGGGCGGCCCGGGAGCGCCGACGCCGCGGCCGTCACGGTGGTCATCGCCGCGTGA